In a single window of the Cucumis melo cultivar AY chromosome 11, USDA_Cmelo_AY_1.0, whole genome shotgun sequence genome:
- the LOC103490571 gene encoding nudix hydrolase 9 isoform X2, which produces MSREKNQKRKIVTKRKGKGIGAGTMEKAVDVSCSPFKILIASPSGLTPSQVSIAFSDKYDRIPHPDSSLEDSITEIWNQRLQTNSSLFNGKKFRYGGFTFLSEGGSSNEDPHVRLHLGLTDYRTFVGTNLSPLWERFLVPSEDDSISCQHSSSPLGNGAIVETSDGKIVLLKRSNNVGEFPGHFVFPGGHPEPQELGIESHDDAKGFADPNTIDEKLSQEMFNSIIREVVEEIGVPPESLCNPVFIGVSRRELNVRPAAFFFMKCSLDSLEIQKLYTSAQDGYESTQLYTVPLERPRVFEGLKVEIGKQLGRSLEFFAYSFFSLYFFH; this is translated from the exons ATGAGTAGggaaaagaatcagaaaagaaaaatagtaacgaagagaaaaggaaaaggaatcGGGGCGGGAACG ATGGAGAAGGCAGTGGATGTTTCATGCTCCCCCTTCAAGATTCTGATCGCATCTCCATCTGGTCTAACTCCATCGCAG GTTTCTATAGCTTTCAGCGACAAGTACGATAGAATTCCGCATCCTGATTCTAGCTTGGAGGATTCCATTACCGAG ATTTGGAATCAACGGCTTCAGACAAACTCATCATTATTCAATGGAAAGAAGTTCAGA TATGGAGGATTCACATTCCTTAGTGAAGGAGGTAGTTCGAATGAAGATCCTCATGTACGTCTCCACTTAGGTTTGACAGATTATAG GACTTTTGTGGGAACGAACTTAAGTCCTTTGTGGGAAAGGTTCCTTGTTCCATCAGAAG ATGACTCAATCTCATGTCAACACTCCTCAAGTCCTCTGGGTAACGGCGCTATTGTGGAGACTTCAGATGGGAAAATAGTTTTGTTGAAGAGGAGTAATAATGTAGGAGAATTCCCAGGTCACTTTGTATTTCCTGGAGGCCATCCAGAG CCCCAAGAGCTTGGAATAGAATCCCATGACGATGCAAAAGGTTTTGCAGATCCCAATACCATTGACGAAAAGCTTTCACAGGAGATGTTTAATAGCATTATCCGGGAAGTTGTAGAAGAAATTGGAGTACCACCAGAATCCCTT TGCAACCCAGTTTTTATTGGTGTATCCCGCAGAGAATTAAATGTCAGACCAGCTGCTTTCTTCTTTATGAAGTGTAGTCTGGATTCTCTTGAAATTCAGAAACTATATACCAGTGCACAAGATGGCTATGAGTCCACTCAACTTTATACAGTTCCGTTG GAGAGACCTAGAGTTTTCGAAGGTTTGAAGGTGGAAATTGGGAAACAGCTTGGACGCTCACTTGAATTCTTCGCATATAGTTTCTTCTCATTATATTTCTTCCACTGA
- the LOC103490571 gene encoding nudix hydrolase 9 isoform X5 codes for MSREKNQKRKIVTKRKGKGIGAGTMEKAVDVSCSPFKILIASPSGLTPSQVSIAFSDKYDRIPHPDSSLEDSITEIWNQRLQTNSSLFNGKKFRYGGFTFLSEGGSSNEDPHVRLHLGLTDYRTFVGTNLSPLWERFLVPSEDDSISCQHSSSPLGNGAIVETSDGKIVLLKRSNNVGEFPGHFVFPGGHPEPQELGIESHDDAKGFADPNTIDEKLSQEMFNSIIREVVEEIGVPPESLVC; via the exons ATGAGTAGggaaaagaatcagaaaagaaaaatagtaacgaagagaaaaggaaaaggaatcGGGGCGGGAACG ATGGAGAAGGCAGTGGATGTTTCATGCTCCCCCTTCAAGATTCTGATCGCATCTCCATCTGGTCTAACTCCATCGCAG GTTTCTATAGCTTTCAGCGACAAGTACGATAGAATTCCGCATCCTGATTCTAGCTTGGAGGATTCCATTACCGAG ATTTGGAATCAACGGCTTCAGACAAACTCATCATTATTCAATGGAAAGAAGTTCAGA TATGGAGGATTCACATTCCTTAGTGAAGGAGGTAGTTCGAATGAAGATCCTCATGTACGTCTCCACTTAGGTTTGACAGATTATAG GACTTTTGTGGGAACGAACTTAAGTCCTTTGTGGGAAAGGTTCCTTGTTCCATCAGAAG ATGACTCAATCTCATGTCAACACTCCTCAAGTCCTCTGGGTAACGGCGCTATTGTGGAGACTTCAGATGGGAAAATAGTTTTGTTGAAGAGGAGTAATAATGTAGGAGAATTCCCAGGTCACTTTGTATTTCCTGGAGGCCATCCAGAG CCCCAAGAGCTTGGAATAGAATCCCATGACGATGCAAAAGGTTTTGCAGATCCCAATACCATTGACGAAAAGCTTTCACAGGAGATGTTTAATAGCATTATCCGGGAAGTTGTAGAAGAAATTGGAGTACCACCAGAATCCCTTGTATGTTAA
- the LOC103490573 gene encoding exocyst complex component EXO70H1-like codes for MPQKGMRSVFFNSPISSSVPSTPSSHSSRPTLSDSMVEENLKVAESFVMRWRPDSTIVGFLFQGDDRDEARKYIKAVMGLYKSMHSLASRDSSSQKLMRAHDLMKIAMERLQKEFYQILSANREYLNPESVSGVQSPTTISTRSSVSDFELESEDEFRFANESIAEVERVSMSAMADLKAIADCMISTGYGKECVKVYKIVRKSIIDESFYNLGIEKLSFSKVQKMDWEVLEVKIKIWLKGVKTAVKSLFEGEKILCDHVFSGSVSIRETCFAQISKDGAAILFGFPELVAKYKKTPEKIFITLDLYEAIADLWPEIDYIFSSTATSMVQSQAVSSLIKLGENIRTLISEFEMAIQKESSKTPIPRGGVHPLTRYVMNYISFLSDYSGILNDIVADWPLATKLSMPESYYGTPKQEDSPITLRFAWLILVLLCKLDGKAEHYNDVALSYLFLANNLQYVVEKVRTSNLRFILGSDWVERHESKIKLYSSKYRRIGWSGVFSSLPRDVTAEISPEEARESFRNFNRAFEETYRKQTSWIVPDQKLRDEIKILLAREIGALYGEFYTRNRVRVRRVSGSDHAVRLSHDDLGNYLSDLFYGHGSESVGSGSSSHSSSHSSPSSRGRLAR; via the coding sequence ATGCCACAAAAGGGAATGAGGAGTGTGTTCTTCAATTCTCCAATTTCTTCTTCTGTACCGAGCACGCCGTCGTCGCACTCGTCTCGACCCACTTTATCGGATTCAATGGTGGAGGAGAATCTTAAAGTTGCAGAATCGTTTGTGATGAGGTGGAGACCTGATTCCACCATTGTTGGTTTTTTGTTTCAAGGAGATGACCGTGATGAAGCTCGAAAGTATATCAAAGCCGTTATGGGTTTGTATAAGTCCATGCACAGCCTTGCTTCTCGGGATTCATCTTCCCAGAAGCTTATGCGTGCTCATGATTTGATGAAGATAGCTATGGAGAGGCTACAGAAAGAGTTTTATCAGATTTTGTCAGCTAATCGAGAGTATTTGAATCCGGAATCGGTTTCTGGCGTCCAATCACCGACGACGATATCGACCAGATCGAGTGTTTCTGATTTTGAATTGGAATCGGAAGATGAATTCCGATTTGCTAATGAATCTATTGCGGAGGTTGAGCGAGTTTCTATGTCGGCTATGGCGGATTTGAAAGCAATTGCGGATTGTATGATATCGACGGGCTATGGTAAAGAATGTGTGAAGGTTTATAAAATTGTGAGGAAGTCGATAATTGATGAGAGTTTCTATAATCTAGGGATTGAGAAATTGAGTTTTTCGAAAGTTCAGAAGATGGATTGGGAGGTTCTGgaagtcaaaatcaaaatcTGGTTGAAAGGTGTGAAAACGGCAGTGAAGTCTTTGTTTGAAGGAGAGAAAATCCTTTGCGATCATGTTTTCTCAGGTTCCGTTTCAATAAGAGAAACGTGCTTCGCTCAAATTTCCAAAGACGGAGCAGCAATTCTGTTTGGATTTCCAGAATTAGTTGCGAAATACAAGAAAACTCCTGAGAAAATTTTCATTACGCTAGATCTATACGAAGCCATAGCCGATCTCTGGCCGGAGATCGATTACATTTTCTCATCCACAGCAACATCAATGGTACAGTCACAAGCCGTCAGCTCACTAATCAAACTCGGAGAGAACATTCGAACATTAATCTCCGAATTCGAAATGGCTATTCAGAAAGAATCATCGAAAACGCCTATTCCTAGAGGCGGAGTTCATCCACTCACTCGCTACGTGATGAACTACATCTCATTCCTCTCCGATTACAGTGGAATACTAAACGACATTGTAGCCGATTGGCCTTTAGCAACAAAATTATCAATGCCAGAATCATATTATGGAACACCTAAACAAGAAGATAGTCCGATTACCTTACGTTTCGCTTGGTTGATCCTCGTCCTCCTTTGCAAACTAGACGGCAAAGCAGAGCATTACAACGACGTCGCTCTCTCCTACTTGTTCTTAGCAAACAATCTCCAGTACGTCGTTGAAAAAGTCCGTACCTCGAATCTGAGATTCATCCTTGGCAGCGACTGGGTTGAGAGACACGAATCGAAGATCAAACTGTACTCCTCCAAGTATAGACGCATTGGATGGAGTGGAGTTTTCTCGTCGCTACCGAGGGATGTGACGGCGGAAATATCGCCGGAGGAAGCAAGAGAATCGTTCAGAAATTTCAACAGAGCTTTTGAAGAAACTTACAGAAAACAAACCTCATGGATCGTTCCCGATCAGAAGCTTCGTGATGAAATAAAGATCTTATTGGCGAGGGAAATTGGAGCTCTTTATGGCGAGTTTTACACGAGGAATCGGGTTCGGGTTAGGCGGGTTTCTGGGTCGGATCACGCGGTCCGATTATCGCATGATGATTTGGGTAACTATTTATCGGATCTATTTTACGGGCATGGATCCGAAAGTGTTGGGAGCGGGTCCTCGTCTCATTCATCGTCCCATTCCTCGCCGTCTTCTCGAGGGAGATTAGCCCGTTGA
- the LOC103490571 gene encoding nudix hydrolase 9 isoform X1, translating into MSREKNQKRKIVTKRKGKGIGAGTMEKAVDVSCSPFKILIASPSGLTPSQVSIAFSDKYDRIPHPDSSLEDSITEIWNQRLQTNSSLFNGKKFRYGGFTFLSEGGSSNEDPHVRLHLGLTDYRTFVGTNLSPLWERFLVPSEDDSISCQHSSSPLGNGAIVETSDGKIVLLKRSNNVGEFPGHFVFPGGHPEPQELGIESHDDAKGFADPNTIDEKLSQEMFNSIIREVVEEIGVPPESLCNPVFIGVSRRELNVRPAAFFFMKCSLDSLEIQKLYTSAQDGYESTQLYTVPLVDVENMTLKMPGCHHGGFYLYKLMLQAANDNNITAD; encoded by the exons ATGAGTAGggaaaagaatcagaaaagaaaaatagtaacgaagagaaaaggaaaaggaatcGGGGCGGGAACG ATGGAGAAGGCAGTGGATGTTTCATGCTCCCCCTTCAAGATTCTGATCGCATCTCCATCTGGTCTAACTCCATCGCAG GTTTCTATAGCTTTCAGCGACAAGTACGATAGAATTCCGCATCCTGATTCTAGCTTGGAGGATTCCATTACCGAG ATTTGGAATCAACGGCTTCAGACAAACTCATCATTATTCAATGGAAAGAAGTTCAGA TATGGAGGATTCACATTCCTTAGTGAAGGAGGTAGTTCGAATGAAGATCCTCATGTACGTCTCCACTTAGGTTTGACAGATTATAG GACTTTTGTGGGAACGAACTTAAGTCCTTTGTGGGAAAGGTTCCTTGTTCCATCAGAAG ATGACTCAATCTCATGTCAACACTCCTCAAGTCCTCTGGGTAACGGCGCTATTGTGGAGACTTCAGATGGGAAAATAGTTTTGTTGAAGAGGAGTAATAATGTAGGAGAATTCCCAGGTCACTTTGTATTTCCTGGAGGCCATCCAGAG CCCCAAGAGCTTGGAATAGAATCCCATGACGATGCAAAAGGTTTTGCAGATCCCAATACCATTGACGAAAAGCTTTCACAGGAGATGTTTAATAGCATTATCCGGGAAGTTGTAGAAGAAATTGGAGTACCACCAGAATCCCTT TGCAACCCAGTTTTTATTGGTGTATCCCGCAGAGAATTAAATGTCAGACCAGCTGCTTTCTTCTTTATGAAGTGTAGTCTGGATTCTCTTGAAATTCAGAAACTATATACCAGTGCACAAGATGGCTATGAGTCCACTCAACTTTATACAGTTCCGTTG GTTGATGTAGAGAACATGACGTTGAAAATGCCGGGCTGCCATCATGGCGGATTTTATCTCTACAAGCTGATGCTACAAGCTGccaatgataataatataactGCTGATTAG
- the LOC103490572 gene encoding 3-ketoacyl-CoA synthase 12, with protein MELLCFFFLCSVFYFLFTIWKYFDDKRDQECYILNYQCYKPTDDRKLSTEFCGEVIKRTKNLGLNEYKFLLKAIVSSGIGEETYGPRIMFAGREDSPTLDDGISEMDEFFHDSIGKIFQKSGFSPSDIDVLVVNVSMLATIPSLSARIINYYKLRSDVKVFNLTGMGCSASLISIDVVSRVFKSYKNINALVITSESLSPNWYSGNDRSMILSNCLFRSGGCAILLTNNRALKNRAMFKLKCLIRTHHGARDESYGCCIQTEDDKGYMGFHLGKNLPKAATRAFVDNLREIAPRILPARELVQFLILSLGKKLNRNPKQGSGPKTSAVNFKTGVDHFCIHTGGKAVIDGIGLSLGLEKYDLEPARMTLHRFGNTSASSLWYVLAYMEAKKRLKKGERILMISFGAGFKCNSCLWEVVRDLEDGNVWEDCIEHYPPESISNPFLEKYGWIQQEDIATFKMPE; from the coding sequence atgGAGCTTCTCTGCTTCTTCTTCCTCTGCTCTGTTTTCTATTTTCTCTTCACCATTTGGAAGTATTTTGATGACAAACGAGATCAAGAATGTTACATATTGAATTATCAATGTTACAAGCCGACCGACGACAGAAAATTAAGTACGGAGTTCTGCGGCGAAGTCATTAAGAGGACCAAAAATCTGGGTCTCAATGAGTATAAATTCCTTCTTAAAGCTATTGTTAGCTCCGGTATCGGTGAAGAAACCTACGGTCCGAGGATTATGTTCGCTGGCAGGGAAGATAGTCCGACGCTGGATGATGGAATCTCGGAGATGGATGAGTTTTTTCATGACAGTATTGGGAAGATCTTTCAGAAATCGGGATTTTCTCCTTCGGATATCGATGTTTTGGTTGTTAATGTCTCAATGTTAGCGACGATTCCGTCGTTATCTGCTcgaattattaattattataaactCCGGTCTGATGTTAAGGTGTTTAATCTCACTGGAATGGGCTGCAGTGCGAGTTTGATTTCCATAGACGTCGTTTCCAGAGTATTCAAGTCGTATAAAAACATCAACGCTCTTGTTATAACGTCTGAATCGTTGAGTCCAAATTGGTATTCCGGTAACGACAGATCGATGATTTTATCGAATTGTTTGTTCCGATCCGGTGGGTGTGCGATTCTGTTAACGAACAACAGAGCTTTGAAAAACAGAGCTATGTTCAAACTCAAATGCTTGATCAGAACTCACCACGGGGCCAGAGATGAATCCTACGGTTGTTGTATTCAAACAGAGGATGATAAAGGCTACATGGGTTTTCACTTAGGGAAAAACCTCCCAAAAGCCGCAACAAGAGCTTTTGTCGACAATCTTCGAGAAATCGCGCCTAGGATTTTACCGGCAAGGGAGTTGGTTCAATTTTTAATTCTGAGTCTAGGGAAGAAACTGAACAGAAATCCAAAACAAGGGAGCGGGCCGAAAACGAGTGCGGTGAATTTCAAAACAGGGGTCGATCATTTCTGCATCCACACCGGCGGGAAGGCGGTGATCGACGGAATCGGGCTGAGTTTGGGGTTGGAGAAGTACGATTTAGAGCCGGCGAGAATGACGTTACACCGATTCGGGAACACGTCGGCGAGTAGTTTGTGGTATGTATTGGCATACATGGAAGCAAAAAAGAGATTGAAGAAAGGAGAAAGAATATTGATGATAAGCTTTGGAGCTGGGTTTAAATGCAATAGCTGTTTATGGGAAGTGGTGAGAGATTTGGAAGATGGTAATGTTTGGGAAGATTGTATTGAACATTACCCACCAGAATCCATCTCGAATCCATTTTTGGAAAAATATGGATGGATTCAACAGGAAGATATAGCAACTTTTAAAATGCCGGAGTAA
- the LOC103490571 gene encoding nudix hydrolase 9 isoform X3 yields the protein MSREKNQKRKIVTKRKGKGIGAGTMEKAVDVSCSPFKILIASPSGLTPSQVSIAFSDKYDRIPHPDSSLEDSITEIWNQRLQTNSSLFNGKKFRYGGFTFLSEGGSSNEDPHVRLHLGLTDYRTFVGTNLSPLWERFLVPSEDDSISCQHSSSPLGNGAIVETSDGKIVLLKRSNNVGEFPGHFVFPGGHPEPQELGIESHDDAKGFADPNTIDEKLSQEMFNSIIREVVEEIGVPPESLCNPVFIGVSRRELNVRPAAFFFMKCSLDSLEIQKLYTSAQDGYESTQLYTVPLERPRVFEGLKLKIRIKPRGNAVLGSS from the exons ATGAGTAGggaaaagaatcagaaaagaaaaatagtaacgaagagaaaaggaaaaggaatcGGGGCGGGAACG ATGGAGAAGGCAGTGGATGTTTCATGCTCCCCCTTCAAGATTCTGATCGCATCTCCATCTGGTCTAACTCCATCGCAG GTTTCTATAGCTTTCAGCGACAAGTACGATAGAATTCCGCATCCTGATTCTAGCTTGGAGGATTCCATTACCGAG ATTTGGAATCAACGGCTTCAGACAAACTCATCATTATTCAATGGAAAGAAGTTCAGA TATGGAGGATTCACATTCCTTAGTGAAGGAGGTAGTTCGAATGAAGATCCTCATGTACGTCTCCACTTAGGTTTGACAGATTATAG GACTTTTGTGGGAACGAACTTAAGTCCTTTGTGGGAAAGGTTCCTTGTTCCATCAGAAG ATGACTCAATCTCATGTCAACACTCCTCAAGTCCTCTGGGTAACGGCGCTATTGTGGAGACTTCAGATGGGAAAATAGTTTTGTTGAAGAGGAGTAATAATGTAGGAGAATTCCCAGGTCACTTTGTATTTCCTGGAGGCCATCCAGAG CCCCAAGAGCTTGGAATAGAATCCCATGACGATGCAAAAGGTTTTGCAGATCCCAATACCATTGACGAAAAGCTTTCACAGGAGATGTTTAATAGCATTATCCGGGAAGTTGTAGAAGAAATTGGAGTACCACCAGAATCCCTT TGCAACCCAGTTTTTATTGGTGTATCCCGCAGAGAATTAAATGTCAGACCAGCTGCTTTCTTCTTTATGAAGTGTAGTCTGGATTCTCTTGAAATTCAGAAACTATATACCAGTGCACAAGATGGCTATGAGTCCACTCAACTTTATACAGTTCCGTTG GAGAGACCTAGAGTTTTCGAAGGTTTGAAG CTCAAAATTCGAATCAAGCCAAGGGGTAATGCTGTGTTGGGTTCAAGTTGA
- the LOC103490571 gene encoding nudix hydrolase 9 isoform X4, producing the protein MEKAVDVSCSPFKILIASPSGLTPSQVSIAFSDKYDRIPHPDSSLEDSITEIWNQRLQTNSSLFNGKKFRYGGFTFLSEGGSSNEDPHVRLHLGLTDYRTFVGTNLSPLWERFLVPSEDDSISCQHSSSPLGNGAIVETSDGKIVLLKRSNNVGEFPGHFVFPGGHPEPQELGIESHDDAKGFADPNTIDEKLSQEMFNSIIREVVEEIGVPPESLCNPVFIGVSRRELNVRPAAFFFMKCSLDSLEIQKLYTSAQDGYESTQLYTVPLVDVENMTLKMPGCHHGGFYLYKLMLQAANDNNITAD; encoded by the exons ATGGAGAAGGCAGTGGATGTTTCATGCTCCCCCTTCAAGATTCTGATCGCATCTCCATCTGGTCTAACTCCATCGCAG GTTTCTATAGCTTTCAGCGACAAGTACGATAGAATTCCGCATCCTGATTCTAGCTTGGAGGATTCCATTACCGAG ATTTGGAATCAACGGCTTCAGACAAACTCATCATTATTCAATGGAAAGAAGTTCAGA TATGGAGGATTCACATTCCTTAGTGAAGGAGGTAGTTCGAATGAAGATCCTCATGTACGTCTCCACTTAGGTTTGACAGATTATAG GACTTTTGTGGGAACGAACTTAAGTCCTTTGTGGGAAAGGTTCCTTGTTCCATCAGAAG ATGACTCAATCTCATGTCAACACTCCTCAAGTCCTCTGGGTAACGGCGCTATTGTGGAGACTTCAGATGGGAAAATAGTTTTGTTGAAGAGGAGTAATAATGTAGGAGAATTCCCAGGTCACTTTGTATTTCCTGGAGGCCATCCAGAG CCCCAAGAGCTTGGAATAGAATCCCATGACGATGCAAAAGGTTTTGCAGATCCCAATACCATTGACGAAAAGCTTTCACAGGAGATGTTTAATAGCATTATCCGGGAAGTTGTAGAAGAAATTGGAGTACCACCAGAATCCCTT TGCAACCCAGTTTTTATTGGTGTATCCCGCAGAGAATTAAATGTCAGACCAGCTGCTTTCTTCTTTATGAAGTGTAGTCTGGATTCTCTTGAAATTCAGAAACTATATACCAGTGCACAAGATGGCTATGAGTCCACTCAACTTTATACAGTTCCGTTG GTTGATGTAGAGAACATGACGTTGAAAATGCCGGGCTGCCATCATGGCGGATTTTATCTCTACAAGCTGATGCTACAAGCTGccaatgataataatataactGCTGATTAG